In the Moraxella osloensis genome, TCGTTCCTGAAGAATGGGGTGGTGACACACCGGTAGTCAAAGTCTCTGCGTTAACAGGTCAAGGTATCGATGAATTGCTTGAAGTGATTAACCTACAAGCAGAAGTGATGGAACTTGAAGTTGCTACTGACGGTGCAGCACAAGGTGTGGTGATTGAATCACGTCTTGAAAAAGGTCGCGGTGCCGTGGTCAGTTTGCTGGTTAAACAAGGTACTTTAAATCAAGGTGACTTGGTACTTGCTGGCGAATATTATGGTCGCGTCCGTGCTATGACCGACGAAAACGGTCAAAAAATCACCTCAGCGGGTCCTTCGATTCCTGTTGAAATCTTAGGTCTGCCTGATACGCCAGCGGCTGGTAGCGAGTTTATGGTGGTTTCAGATGAGAAACGTGCGCGCGAAGTTGCAGAATATCGCACGGTTCGTGAGCGTGAAAAAGTGCTTGAACGTCAAGCCAAATCACGCTTAGAAAACTTGTTTGACCAAATGAGCGATGCCAAACTACCTTCCGTTAATTTGATTCTTAAAACTGACGTTCGAGGTTCATTAGAAGCCTTGTTAACCGCGCTTGATGAATTATCTACCGATGAAGTTAAAGTCAAAGTCATCTCATCGGGTGTCGGTCCAATCACCGAATCGGATGTGGTACTCGCCGAATCAAGTGAAGCGGTGTTATTAGGCTTCAACGTTCGTGCTGATACCGCTGCCAAACGCAAAGCGGATGAAGCAGGCTTAGATATTCGCTACTATAGTGTTATCTATGGCTTAATTGATGATGTGAAAGCAGCAATGAGCGGTTTACTTGCGCCAGAACATCGTGAGCAAATCTTGGGTATCGCAGAAGTACGTGAAGTCTTCCATTCTAGTCGCTTTGGTTATGCAGCCGGTTGTATGGTGACAGAAGGTAATATTATCCGTAATAAGCCAATTCGGGTATTGCGTGATGATCAAGTTATTTTCACTGGTCAATTACAATCATTACGTCGCTTTAAAGAGGATGTTAATGAGGTGCGCGCTGGTATGGAATGTGGTCTAGCGGTAAAAGGTTATGAAGTCAAAGAAGGCGATAAGATTGAAGTCTTCGAAATTCATGAAGTCAAACGTACCTTATAAGTTAAGCTGACAACCTAATACTGCCAGCTTGCTATTAGCAACCTTCCAAGGGGTCTAATTAATCTAGGTTAATTAGACCTTTTTTTACTATAAAAAGGATTACCAATGAATCAACGTTTACAACGTCTTGCCGATCAAATTCAGCGCGACCTAGCGGTTTTGATTCGTGACGAGATTAACGACCCACGCTTGACCGGGTTTGTGACCATTTCTAGTATCAAAATTAGCCCAGATTTGGGTTATGCTGATATTTATGTCACCATCATGGAAAAGTCGATGGATGATGCCATGGCAAAAGATTATCATACCGAAAGCTTAGAAGTGCTGAACAAAGCATCAGGTTTTTTGCGTACTGAGCTCAGTCATTTGCTAAAAACTCGCACTACGCCCCGTCTACGCTTTCACTATGATGAAGTGACAGCTAACGCTAACTATATGATGAACCTCATTTCTAAAGCCGTACAAAGTAGCGAAGGTCAGCCATCAGACGACTGATTCGTTGTAGGCCATGACGAGCCTAGACGAGCCTAGACGAGCCTATTCGTCACTTTGAGCCATTAACAGGGATGTTGAATGCAGTTACTTTGGGGTATCATTAAGTTTATCGTCATTATTCTCTCAAGCCTGTGGGTCGGGGTGTTTGTATGGACGCATCAGCCCTTAGGCAGATATGTCAGTCTGGCCCTGATTAGCGTATGGGTATTTTTTACCCTTACTGTTTTGCTCAGTATCATCAAACCCACCCTATTTTCATCCCTGCTTTCTCATCAGTCTTTATTATTGATTTTTTTTGCGGTGGTGGCGATTGCCATTGCATGCTTTTTTTCGATGTCAGCTAGCAATGAGCGTGATTGGAACCCCGAAGTTGCCCAAATGTTAGACTATCGGCTTGACCGTGATGGCAACACACTCACCATTAGCAATGTTAGAAATTTTGATTGGCAAGATAAAACCCATTTTCAGCCGCGCTGGGAAACTAGGCAATACGACTTGGCGAAACTGCAAACTGTCGATTTTATCGCCTCCTATTGGATGGGCGATGCCATTGCCCATACGCTAGTGAGTTTTGGGTTTAGTGATGGCAAGCAGCTTGCGTTATCCATCGAGATTCGCAAAGAAGTCAATGAACAGTTTAGTACGCTGGGTGGATTTTTTCGCAAGTTTGAATTGGTGATTATCGCTGCCGATGAAAAAGATATTATTTATACCCGTAGTAATATCCGTCATGAAGATGTTTATATTTATCCCATCAACATGCCAAAAGACCATATTCGAGCGCTGCTGCTTGCGTATCTAGCGAAAGCCAAGTCCTTAAAAACGCAGCCAACATGGTATAATTCATTGGTAAATAACTGTACCACGGCAATTTATGAGCTGATTGACGATATCGAACCTTTGCCATTTGATTATCGTATCTTGTTATCAGGCTATATTCCCAGTTATCTGTATGACCAGCAATTGATTGATAACCGCTATAGCTTGCAACAGTGGCAACAACGGGCACACATTAACCCTAAATCAAAGCCGTATTCTGTCAACCACCCTATTAGCGCAGCAGATTACTCGCGGCTGATTCGAACCGACTTTTAGTGAATTGATAAATCCATAACATGATGACCCAACCAAAAACAAAATCCATCGTCTCTGGCGTCTTACTGATTGATAAACCGCAAGGGATGACCTCCCAGCAAGTGGTATCAAAAGTCAAATACTTGCTCAAATCTGATGTGCACGACAGTAAAAAAGCGGGTCATACCGGTACCCTTGACCCAATGGCAACAGGCTTGCTACCGATTTGTTTGGGAGAGGCGACCAAGTTTAGCCATTACCAACTGGATGCCATCAAGTCTTACCAAGCCATTATCAAACTCGGCGAGCAAACCGATACAGGGGATGCTGAAGGTCAGATAATTGCCACTATCCCTGTACCAAATGTGACACAAGCAATGTTACAAAGCGTCACTGAGCAATTTTTGGGTGAGATAATGCAGGTCCCGCCCATGTACTCCGCGCTCAAAAAAGACGGCAAAAAACTGTATGAACTGGCGCGTGAAGGTATTGAGGTGGAGCGAGCAGCACGTCCTCTCATCATTTATGAGCTGTCACTCACTCCCCTATCCGCTCAACAATTGCAATTAACCGTTACTTGCTCCAAAGGAACCTATGTGCGCGTGCTGGCTGAAGATATTGCCAAAGCGCTGGGCACGCTAGGCCATCTAACAGCACTTAGACGGATACGCACGGGTGATTTTGAAATTGCCGATGCCATCCCATTAGCCGATTTTGCAGCGCTCGATGTTGCAGCGCGGTTTGATAAGCTATTAGCGGTGGATGCCTGCGTTCACTCACTACCAAGCTTAGTATTAGACGATAGCCAATCAAAGCGCATCCGGCAAGGTCAACGCTTAAACGTCAAGGCGACCATGTTAACTCAGCAGCTGAACTTAACCGCCAGTCAAACGTTTCGCTTGTTTGACGACCAGCAGCAATTTTTGGGCACGGGACTACTTGAACCCAATGGTCGTTTACAACCGCTGAAGCTGGTCAATTTAAACTAGCCACAGTAATTCAATCAATCTAATTACCTTGCTAAATTTTTACTATCTTCACATAATTTGCTCACAGAGCGGTGTGATGTCACAAAGCGAGTACGTTTTTTATGCATTGATACAAAACGTGACGCTTTGCTAGCAGTTTTTACCCGTCTAGTGATTTATGCTTAATGGTGTTGATTCATTTGCTTCTTTGCTTAGCAAGCTTTGCTAATAAAGACCATACAGCGGTTTATTTAGATAACTTTCTACAATTAATAGAAATATTATTAATAACTGAAGTTACGCAGCCCTTTAAAAAAGCGCTATCATAACAAAAAAAGCAGTCAGCGAGAGTAAACAAATGAACAAAGACATGATAGAACTCTACAGCGACTACCTCATCGCAAGTTTTGGGCAAACCACCGCCACAGGACTTGCCAATCTACTACAAGGGAGCATCTACCATGACAGCATCACCCGCTTTCTAAACAGTGAAACACTCACCGCCAAAGAACAATGGCAACTGATTAAACCCATGCTAAGACAGCATGAAAATGCCACACCCAATGCCATCGGCTATCTCATCTTTGATGACACCATACAGCCCAAACCACACACAAGCGTCGACGACATCAACTGCTGGCACTACGACCACACCCAAAACAAAAATGTTAAAGGCATTAACCTGCTTAACTGTCTGTATCATCGCAAAGATATCGACATACCCTTAAGCTTTGACATCATCACCAAACCCAATGTCTTTACCGATGACAAAGGCAAGGTTAAACGTAAAAGTGATAAAACCAAAAATCAGCGACTGCTTGATATGTTTGATAGCGCAATCAAAAACCAAGTCAAATTCGACTATGTATTAGCCGATTCTTGGTTTTCAGCCAAAGCAACATTCAAACATATTCGTAAAGCCAACAAGCATTTCATCTTTGCGTTAAAGTCAAATCGCTTGGTGGCTTTAACCCCGGATGATAGAGAAAAAGGGAACTTTGTACGTATTGATGAATCTAATCTACCCGATAATACCCCTGTTCACGGCTTTTTAAATGACTATCATGATGAAGTCTTGTTATTACGCCGAGTCTTTACAAACAAGGACGGTTCTACAGGGGTGTTATATCTGGTATGCTCAGATTTGCAATGCGACAAGGATAAATTTATCAACGGCTATCAAAAACGATGGCAGGTTGAAGTGTATCATAAGTCGTTAAAGCAAAATGCCAATTTGGGTAAGTCGCCTGCTCATAGCCAAAGGGCTCGGTTTAATCATATGTTTTTAGCCACGTATGCGGTGTTTAAGCTTGAGTGTTTGAAAATCAAAACCAAGTTAAATCATTTCGCTTTGCGTACGAAGTTACTAATTTCCGCTAATCAGTCGGCTTTTGCCCAGCTTAAGGCTATTAGCGGTGCGTAACTTCAGTTATTAAATAATCAAACTAAAAAGAGGATAACAATATTCATAAAGTTATCCTCTTTTTAACGTAAACTATTAATTAATTTTAGTTTCAATAAACGCAATAAAATCCTCTGCGATATGCGTGCCGCATTGGTCGTCAATCTCACGCACGCAGGTGGGGCTAGTCACGTTAATCTCTGTCACTTTGCCACCAATCACATCGAGTCCGACAAAGTACAAGCCTTTTTGCAGTAGCACAGGCGCCACTTGCTCAGCAACTTGGCGCTCTTGCGCTGACAGTGGCATGGCGACACCACGACCACCTGCAGCTAGATTACCACGCGTTTCGCCTTGGCTTGGGATACGCGCCAAGCAATAATCTACAGGCTTACCACCGACAATTAAAATGCGTTTATCCCCGTCCTTGATTTCAGGCAAGTATTTTTGCGCCATCACAGGCAAGCTTTCAAGCTGGGTTAGCATCTCAAGGGTTGAGCCGATATTAGGGCTATCGGCGGTCAGACGAAAAATGCCCATTCCCCCCATGCCATCAAGCGGTTTGACGATAACATCTTGGTGGGTTTTGATAAAATCACGGATATGGGTTTGTTTGTTGGTGACAATCGTCGGTGTCATCAGCTCAGGGAATTGCGTCGCAAACAGTTTTTCGTTACAGTCACGTACGCTTTCTGGGTTATTGACTACCAATACGCCAGCTCGCTGAGCGTATTCTAGCAAGTACAGGCTATACAAAAACTGCATGTCAAACGGGGGGTCTTTACGCATCAAGATGACGTCAAATGCGCTAGCAGGCTGCGTGGTTTTTTCACCCAGTTCATAAAAATGTGCAGGGTCTTTAAACGTTTTGAGCGATTGGCTATCAATTTGCAATGCGCCATTATCGAGCCACAAATCGTGAATTTGGCAATAATGCGCTGTGTGACCACGATCTGCAATCGCCCATAGCATCGCAAGCGTGGTGTCTTTTTTATAATTAATGGTGTGGATATCGTCCATGACGATCAGAAAATTCAGTGGTTTCATTTATTATCCTTGTTCAATTTTTATCAATTATTCGTTTTGCTATTAAAACATCGATTCGACCGCATTGCCATTGTTATCGTAGCGCATACCGCTGGTCGGTTGTTCATTGGTAAACCAAAAATGGTATTCAGGATTTCCCGCTTGGCTGTAAACAATCGCTTCTTGTACTGCACCTTGGCGGAACAATACTTTTTGTTTGATACGGCTATCGGACAATCGATACGTCACCCAACCATTATATAAACCGTTAACCAAGTCGGTGCGAAGCTGGGTCACAAAGTTTGGGTAGTACACCACCAAAAATTCATCGAAGTAACCGTTCTTCACAAAGGTGGTAAATTGCTCGCCTTCTGGCATTACGCCATTATAAGGACCGTCGGCAATGCCTTGTGGCGCAGCTTGCGGTGATTTTGGCGGCAAGATAAGGCTATTTAACGCATCATAAAACGGCTGTTGGTCAGTTGCCACATTGACAATCGCAGGCGGTTTGCTACCCTCCGCCATCAGTTCATTGATACTACTACAACCTGCAAGCCCAAATAATACTGCCGATAAGGTAAGTGCAGTGCCAACACGCAAAAGGTGTGCCGTTGTTAGTGTGGTGGGCAAGGCTTTTGTCAACATAGCCGTCCTCTTCAATGGTTAATTTAAAAACAATCTATGATTAGCGGGATTGGATGATAGCAACCGCTGATTAAACGCCATATTGCTCGCGGTAGGCTTGCATTTTGGCAAGTTCCTCCTGCGTGCCATTTTTGGCGACATACTCAGTAATGTCATCCATCGTGACCAAGGCAAGTACCGGCACATTGAGGCTTTGCGCCAATTCTTGAATGGCAGATTGTTCGCCTTGACCTTTTTCTTTACGATCTAGCGCAACGATGATTCCCGCGACTTTGGCGTCTGATTTTTCTAGTAGCACAACGACTTCACGCATCGCCGTACCCGCGGTCATCACATCATCAATTACCCAAACCGATTTGCCCTTGAGATCGGCGCCAACCAGCATACCGCCTTCACCGTGGTCTTTGGCTTCTTTGCGGTTGTAGCCCCAATCGGCATTGATTTGGTGATTGTTCCACAGTGCTTGTGCGGTCGCCGCCACAAACGGAATGCCTTTATAGGCTGCCCCAAAAATCACCAACTCGCTACTGTCGGTAGATTGTAGCTGCTTGGCAAGGGCATCGGCATACCCATTTGCCAACACAGACAATAGCTCACCGGTTGATAACAAACCTGCATTAAAAAAATACGGGCTTATACGACCTGATTTTAGGGTAAATTCGCCAAATTTTAATACATTGTTTTTGAGTGCCACCTCAATAAAATACTGAGGAATAAACTGCGTTGCGTGAACGGCTTGGGTTTGAGAGGATTGGGCTTGAGATGCTTGGGTTTGAGATGCTTGGGCTTGAGATAATTGGGTTTGAAATGATTGGGACATACGCGACTCCAAAAAAGAACAAGTTAAAAAATACCATTAGCCGCCTGTGATGGGGTTTTGCGAGCTCATGGTGACAGTACGTTTGCTGATGGCTGTTTGCTTACCCACTTGCCAATCCATGGCAAGGGCAGCAAGTGCAACATGCGTCGGCTCGATATATAAATCGTTATGCCGGGTCAAAAAATGCAATTGGGTGCGATGCGCCTCGATGTATTGATTGATAGCATCAGCCAAGTCTTGCAAGGTGATTTGGGGGTTGAGTGATTTGCGTGATTTGCATTGGCATAGCAAAAATACACAAAGCGCAAGATGGTACATTTGTCCCATCAGATACAGTTTGGTTTCGATATTGAGTAGCGCTTGGTTATAGGTGGCGTCAGACTGTGTGCTGGCGGCATCGTTGGCTTGATGTTCATAGGAATTTTGCAATGTCTGCTTTGGTAAGGATGTGGTAAGCGTATTCATACGCGCTAAATTCGGGTATTGACCCATCACCGCTTTCATCAGTGAAATACTGCTATCATTGACGAGCCTTGGCAACAAAGATAGCGGTAAATGCAATGATGGGTGTTTGCTTTGGCTGCTATTGGCCTGCTGTTGCTGCTGCTGGATAAAGTGCCGCATCTCAATGCTTTGCTCAGATAGTAACTGCTCTAGCATCTCAGATTGATGACTTTGCAGATTTTTTTTAAGGATTTTTGTTGTGTTATCCCTCATTCGGTAGGGCTTGGCAACGTCTTTTACACTAGCGGCGAGATTGTTGTTGCTATCCGCCACTGGCAATGACAGCGGTTTTTGCATATAGACGTCAATGGTATGACGCGCGGGTATGACGCGCTTATCAATCGGGCGACAAGGATCGGGCAAAGCCAATCTTTCTGCCTCTGTCATCACATTGGGATGGCGTAGCTGGTCTTGGTCTTTAATAATTTGGCTTGTTGCGGCTTGGCGCTCGGTGTTGGAATAAGTCATGGCATACACGGCTATAAAATCACTGATAGATAAATGATGAAAAATTTTTGTTGAAACCCACCACCCATCACTCATCGCCTAAAGTCGACAAAATATACTGATAGCCTGACTGCCAATCTGGGTAGTTGAGCCAACTAGCTGGCAAGTTATTGATAATGCGTTTGCCCGTTGTTGGCTCCATACAGGGCAGCGATAAGCTCAAGCCCTGTGCAGTCGCCAAATAGTTTAGCACAGTATAAAGCGGGACTGGCGCCTTATCTGTCGCCAAGTAAACTGGCACGGTTTGACCTGCATTGATGACAGTAACAATGATGCTGACTAAGTCTGTGTCCATAATACGATTAGTCCATGTGTTACTCGGATAATCGCTAGCCCTATTTGCTGACTGCGCTGCTAACTGTTTTGCCATGGTCAGTAAACGTAGTCGTGATTGCCCATAAATCCCACTTGGACGAATGATGATGCTCTTATCTTCAAAGTGCTGCTGCAACAACTGCTCAGTCTGTAAAATCACTTGAGAAGTGGCGCTTGTTGGCACGAACACAGGGGTAGTGATATCAATGACTTCGCCCGCGTTTTGTCCGTAAACGCCTGTCGAAGAAATAAATACCACTCGCTTGAGGTTTGGCAGATGGTCACCCAATCGCACCACATTCTCGGCAATCGCATAATAACTGTCACGGTAACCTTGTAGCGACAAGGTATCTGGACTGACAATGATACAGATTTGGCTAATTTGGCTTGACCATTGACTTAGCTGCGCAACGGCTAACGTGCGCGCGTCACTGGCAACAAAATGTAGATTTTCCTGATATACATGGTCATTATCGGGTGGCAGCTTGGCTGCCATGGGGCTACAGAAAGCCAAATCTGTAGGCATAGAGCGGCTGACACCAATCACGCAGTGCCCCTGCATCGCTAATTGCTTAGCAACTGGTAAACCAATTTTGCCAAGTCCAATCATTAAAATGGTTTGCATCATGCTATGACCTATCGCGAATGGCAATAAAAAAAACTGACTATTTTTAATCGATTTATTTTTAACCGATTTATTTTTAACCGATTTATTGTTGAAAACGCATCGATAAATCAATGGCTTTGATATGCTTCGTCAACGCGCCCATTGAGATAAAATCCACCCCTGTTTCTGCCACTTGACGTAGATTGGTAAGGCTAATATCACCTGAAGCTTCAAGCTGGCAAGGCTTGCCAAGACTAGCAACCAACTCGACCGCTTTTTGGGTATCTTCAATGGTAAAATTATCGAGCATGACGATATCGGCATTGGCAGCGATGGCTTGCTGGAGCTCATCAAAATTTTCTACTTCAACTTCCACTGGCTTATTGGCAATCTGACGCGCCTGACTGACTGCTTGGGCGATACCGCCACACGCCATGATATGGTTTTCTTTTATCAAGAAGGCATCGTATAGCCCGATACGGTGATTATTGCCGCCGCCACACAGCATGGCGTATTTTTGCGCATGGCGTAGCATTGGGATGGTTTTACGCGTGTCTAACAATTTGGTCGGCAGTTCTGCGATAACCGCCACATGGTTTGCAACCACAGTGGCAGTGGATGATAAAGTTTGTAAAAAATTGAGCGCGGTACGTTCACCCGTCAGTAGCGCACGGGTGTTACCGATGAGCGTCACCAAAATTTGATTGGCTGCTACAGCGTCACCGTCTTTGACTGCCCAATCAAGCTGCATATTGGGGTCAAGCTGGCGAAATACTTCATCCACCCATGCCTTACCCGCAACCACCATCGGTTCACGACAAATAATGGTTGCCGTATCGCGCTGTGTGTCAGGTATTAACTGCGCGTTAATATCCCCAGTGGCGATGTCTTCTTGCAGCGCAAGTGCGACTTGTTTGGCGATTTCAATACGTAGTAGTGAGCTGATTTGGGGCGTGGTGGCCGAGGTGTCACTCATGGTTTGGCTAGCAGCAGACATGCAAATAATCCCTTATTGTCGATGGGGTATTTTCGATGAGGTATGTTCGATTGTATTATCGCCTATTCTTTGGGGGCTTGGGTAGTAGTTTGTTGATATAAACGCAGCGCAATCAACGCCAAAGCCGCCACAATCGCGGCAAGTACACCCCACAGTGCCCATGTTTTATAGCGTTCAAACGACGCGTTGGGATTGTTCAATGCCTCGATATTTTGCATTTGTCCCTCGGCGGTATTGCCAAGGCGGGTAAGTTGTTGGTCCGATAGCGTGATATTGGGTTGTTGTAATACGCGCGGCTCGTTGATTACCAGTCGATAAGGCGCTGTGCCTTGCGCCAAAAAATACATCTCATACATGGGCGTTAACAGATTGACCGGCAAATCATCTTGCTGCATTTGACCGTCCAAATGCAGCGACTTGGTCAATGTCGGTTGCCAACTGACCACTGTGTGGTTTTTATCAATTTGGGTAGTGGCTAAGGTTTTATCATTACTTACATTGGCGGTTTTATTGATTTTAGCCAATTGATTGGCTTCTTGTTCGGGTACGCTGATGCGCACTTGCCACAGCTGATTTTCGGGGACAAAAAAACTCACCCCTGTGGTCAACATGGGCTGAGCAAGGCTAAGCCGCCATTGGTTGGCGTCCTCTTTGGTTTTTGAAAAACTGGCGCGGGTCAAGAAGAAACTTGGCTCACTCACCCTGCGATTTAAGCTGGCTGCCTCAAGATTGACAGGCTGATTTGCCACCACTTGCCAATACCGATAATTGGCTTGCTGCGGCTCGATGGCAATCGCATGGCCTGTCGCTATCGGCTGATTGCTGCCGTCAGCTTGCGCTGCTACCAT is a window encoding:
- a CDS encoding ribosome-binding factor A, with the protein product MNQRLQRLADQIQRDLAVLIRDEINDPRLTGFVTISSIKISPDLGYADIYVTIMEKSMDDAMAKDYHTESLEVLNKASGFLRTELSHLLKTRTTPRLRFHYDEVTANANYMMNLISKAVQSSEGQPSDD
- a CDS encoding DUF4105 domain-containing protein, with the translated sequence MQLLWGIIKFIVIILSSLWVGVFVWTHQPLGRYVSLALISVWVFFTLTVLLSIIKPTLFSSLLSHQSLLLIFFAVVAIAIACFFSMSASNERDWNPEVAQMLDYRLDRDGNTLTISNVRNFDWQDKTHFQPRWETRQYDLAKLQTVDFIASYWMGDAIAHTLVSFGFSDGKQLALSIEIRKEVNEQFSTLGGFFRKFELVIIAADEKDIIYTRSNIRHEDVYIYPINMPKDHIRALLLAYLAKAKSLKTQPTWYNSLVNNCTTAIYELIDDIEPLPFDYRILLSGYIPSYLYDQQLIDNRYSLQQWQQRAHINPKSKPYSVNHPISAADYSRLIRTDF
- the gshB gene encoding glutathione synthase codes for the protein MKPLNFLIVMDDIHTINYKKDTTLAMLWAIADRGHTAHYCQIHDLWLDNGALQIDSQSLKTFKDPAHFYELGEKTTQPASAFDVILMRKDPPFDMQFLYSLYLLEYAQRAGVLVVNNPESVRDCNEKLFATQFPELMTPTIVTNKQTHIRDFIKTHQDVIVKPLDGMGGMGIFRLTADSPNIGSTLEMLTQLESLPVMAQKYLPEIKDGDKRILIVGGKPVDYCLARIPSQGETRGNLAAGGRGVAMPLSAQERQVAEQVAPVLLQKGLYFVGLDVIGGKVTEINVTSPTCVREIDDQCGTHIAEDFIAFIETKIN
- the pyrE gene encoding orotate phosphoribosyltransferase, producing the protein MSQSFQTQLSQAQASQTQASQAQSSQTQAVHATQFIPQYFIEVALKNNVLKFGEFTLKSGRISPYFFNAGLLSTGELLSVLANGYADALAKQLQSTDSSELVIFGAAYKGIPFVAATAQALWNNHQINADWGYNRKEAKDHGEGGMLVGADLKGKSVWVIDDVMTAGTAMREVVVLLEKSDAKVAGIIVALDRKEKGQGEQSAIQELAQSLNVPVLALVTMDDITEYVAKNGTQEELAKMQAYREQYGV
- a CDS encoding SDR family NAD(P)-dependent oxidoreductase, with the protein product MMQTILMIGLGKIGLPVAKQLAMQGHCVIGVSRSMPTDLAFCSPMAAKLPPDNDHVYQENLHFVASDARTLAVAQLSQWSSQISQICIIVSPDTLSLQGYRDSYYAIAENVVRLGDHLPNLKRVVFISSTGVYGQNAGEVIDITTPVFVPTSATSQVILQTEQLLQQHFEDKSIIIRPSGIYGQSRLRLLTMAKQLAAQSANRASDYPSNTWTNRIMDTDLVSIIVTVINAGQTVPVYLATDKAPVPLYTVLNYLATAQGLSLSLPCMEPTTGKRIINNLPASWLNYPDWQSGYQYILSTLGDE
- the nadC gene encoding carboxylating nicotinate-nucleotide diphosphorylase, with the protein product MSDTSATTPQISSLLRIEIAKQVALALQEDIATGDINAQLIPDTQRDTATIICREPMVVAGKAWVDEVFRQLDPNMQLDWAVKDGDAVAANQILVTLIGNTRALLTGERTALNFLQTLSSTATVVANHVAVIAELPTKLLDTRKTIPMLRHAQKYAMLCGGGNNHRIGLYDAFLIKENHIMACGGIAQAVSQARQIANKPVEVEVENFDELQQAIAANADIVMLDNFTIEDTQKAVELVASLGKPCQLEASGDISLTNLRQVAETGVDFISMGALTKHIKAIDLSMRFQQ